The following proteins come from a genomic window of Streptomyces sp. NBC_00539:
- a CDS encoding CTP synthase gives MPARNSSSSTTKHIFVTGGVASSLGKGLTASSLGALLKARGLRVTMQKLDPYLNVDPGTMNPFQHGEVFVTNDGAETDLDIGHYERFLDVDLDGSANVTTGQVYSQVIAKERRGEYLGDTVQVIPHITNEIKHRIRRMATDDVDVVITEVGGTVGDIESLPFLETVRQVRHEVGRDNVFVVHISLLPYIGPSGELKTKPTQHSVAALRNIGIQPDAIVLRADREVPTSIKRKISLMCDVDEAAVVAAIDAKSIYDIPKVLHTEGLDAYVVRKLDLPFRDVDWTVWEDLLDRVHNPDHEVKVALVGKYIDLPDAYLSVTEALRAGGFANRARVQIKWVTSDDCKTPEDAAAQLGDVDAICVPGGFGDRGVNGKVGAITYARENKIPLLGLCLGLQCVVIEAARNLAGIEEANSTEFDASTPHPVISTMEEQLAFVEGAGDLGGTMRLGMYPAKLAEGSIVREVYGDQAYVDERHRHRYEVNNAYRGELEKKAGLVFSGTSPDNKLVEYVEYPREVHPYLVATQAHPELRSRPTRPHPLFAGLVKAAVERQQSAK, from the coding sequence ATGCCGGCACGAAATTCGTCATCCTCGACGACCAAGCACATCTTCGTCACCGGGGGTGTCGCTTCGTCCCTCGGCAAGGGCCTGACGGCCTCCAGCCTGGGTGCGCTGCTCAAGGCGCGCGGTCTGCGGGTCACGATGCAGAAGCTCGACCCGTACCTGAACGTCGACCCGGGCACGATGAACCCCTTCCAGCACGGCGAGGTGTTCGTCACCAACGACGGCGCCGAGACCGACCTGGACATCGGTCACTACGAGCGTTTCCTCGACGTCGACCTCGACGGCTCGGCCAACGTCACCACCGGCCAGGTCTACTCGCAGGTCATCGCCAAGGAGCGGCGCGGCGAGTACCTCGGTGACACCGTGCAGGTCATCCCGCACATCACCAACGAGATCAAGCACCGCATCCGGCGGATGGCGACCGACGACGTCGACGTCGTCATCACCGAGGTCGGCGGCACCGTCGGCGACATCGAGTCGCTGCCGTTCCTGGAGACCGTGCGCCAGGTCCGCCACGAGGTCGGCCGCGACAACGTCTTCGTCGTGCACATCTCGCTGCTCCCCTACATCGGCCCGTCCGGTGAGCTCAAGACCAAGCCGACCCAGCACTCGGTCGCGGCGCTGCGCAACATCGGCATCCAGCCCGACGCGATCGTGCTGCGCGCCGACCGCGAGGTGCCGACCTCCATCAAGCGCAAGATCTCGCTGATGTGCGACGTCGACGAGGCCGCGGTCGTCGCCGCGATCGACGCCAAGTCGATCTACGACATCCCCAAGGTGCTGCACACCGAGGGCCTGGACGCCTACGTCGTCCGCAAGCTCGACCTGCCCTTCCGCGACGTCGACTGGACGGTGTGGGAGGACCTGCTGGACCGGGTCCACAACCCCGACCACGAGGTCAAGGTCGCGCTCGTCGGCAAGTACATCGACCTGCCCGACGCCTACCTGTCGGTGACCGAGGCGCTGCGCGCCGGCGGCTTCGCCAACAGGGCCCGGGTCCAGATCAAGTGGGTCACCTCCGACGACTGCAAGACGCCGGAGGACGCCGCCGCGCAGCTGGGCGACGTCGACGCGATCTGCGTGCCCGGCGGCTTCGGTGACCGCGGCGTCAACGGCAAGGTCGGCGCGATCACCTACGCCCGCGAGAACAAGATCCCGCTGCTGGGCCTGTGCCTGGGTCTGCAGTGCGTGGTCATCGAGGCCGCGCGCAACCTGGCGGGCATCGAGGAGGCGAACTCCACCGAGTTCGACGCCTCCACCCCGCACCCGGTCATCTCGACGATGGAGGAGCAGCTGGCCTTCGTCGAGGGCGCGGGCGACCTGGGCGGCACCATGCGCCTGGGCATGTACCCGGCGAAGCTCGCCGAGGGCTCCATCGTGCGCGAGGTCTACGGCGACCAGGCGTACGTGGACGAGCGCCACCGCCACCGCTACGAGGTGAACAACGCCTACCGCGGCGAGCTGGAGAAGAAGGCCGGCCTGGTCTTCTCGGGCACCTCCCCGGACAACAAGCTCGTCGAGTACGTCGAGTACCCGCGCGAGGTCCACCCCTACCTGGTGGCCACCCAGGCCCACCCGGAGCTCCGCTCCCGCCCGACCCG